A single window of Nicotiana tomentosiformis chromosome 1, ASM39032v3, whole genome shotgun sequence DNA harbors:
- the LOC138908136 gene encoding uncharacterized protein, producing MITAPAARPPKGGGQTGRVLPRGGGQVGGGQPTTVLTGGGQPVGAPARFYAFLARPVVVASNAVIIGLISVCGRDASLLFDPGSTYSYVSSLFSHFLDIPHESLGTPVYVSTLVGDSVAVDRIYWSCVVTFYSYKTRADLLLPDMTDFEVILGMDWLSPYHAILDFHAKTITLVMPKLPRLEWKGSSVSTPSWITSFMKARHMVQKGYLAYVAYVRDTTAEPPAIDSVPIFWEFSYVFPSDFPGMPLDRDMNFCINLAPATQPISIPSYRMALKELKERI from the coding sequence atgattacagcaccagctgcccggCCACCTAAAGGCGGAGGGCAGACGGGTAGGGTtcttcctagaggtggaggccaggtagGGGGAGGTCAGCCAACCACTGTTCTGActggcggaggccagccagttggtgctccagctagattctacgCTTTTTTGGCCAGACCAGTTGTAGTGGCCTCAAATGCCGTGATCATAGGtcttatttctgtctgcggtagggatgcttcactattgtttgatccagggtctacctattcatacgtgtcatctctattttcccATTTCTTGGATATTcctcatgagtccttgggtactcctgtttatgtgtccactcttgtgggtgattctgttgctGTGGATCGGATTTACTGGTCCTGTGTAGTCACATTCTATAGTTAtaagactagagcggatctccTGTTGcccgatatgaccgactttgaggttatcctgggcatggactggttatctccgtaccatgccatccttgatttccatgccaagactattaccttggtgATGCCAAAGTTGCCTAGACTGGAATGGAAGGGTTCGTCCGTCAGCACACCTAGTTGGATTacctcttttatgaaggctcgacacatggtccagaagggttatttggcttatgtagcctatgttcgggatactaccgcaGAGCCTCCGGCAATTGATTCAGTACCAATATTTTGGGAGTTCTCctatgtgtttccttctgattttccaggcatgccactagaTCGTGATATGAATTTTTGCATTAATTTGGCTCCAgctacccagcctatatctatcccatcgtaccgtatggctctgaaagagttgaaggagcgaATTTAG